In the Arachis stenosperma cultivar V10309 chromosome 8, arast.V10309.gnm1.PFL2, whole genome shotgun sequence genome, TGTGTTGTTAATGTTGATGCATATCCGAGACAGCCAAACACCTTGAGGTATGATATATCAGGtaatttttgtttcaaaatgtAGTTGGGTGACAGGTTTTGCAGTAGAGTACTAGGAATTCTGTTTATTAGATGCACTGAATGTCCTACTGCAAAGTTCCAGAACCTTTTAGGCATGTTTGAGTGAAACACCAATGCTCTTGTAATTTCTAAAATGTGTTGATGTTTCCTCTCTACTATGCCATTTTGTTGAGGAGTCTCAACACAGGTAGTTTGATGTATTATACCCTTAGATGCATAAAAATTTGGCAGCTTAAATTCATTTTCATTATCTGTTCTAACCTTTTTAACTACCATGCCAAACTGAGTTTCAACCATTTTAACATAATTTTTGACCAAATCAGTGGCTTCTCCTTTTGATTTCATAAAATATAGCCATGTAAATCTACTTTTGTCGTCAACCACAGTTAAAAAGTATTTGAAACCAGAAATTGAAGCTGTATTTATAGGTCCCTAAATGTCCATATGGACAATGTCAAATTTATTTTCACTCTTTGAAATTCTAGTTGCATATGGTAATCTTTTTTGTTTTGCATAGTGACATGAGTCACAAGGATTATTACAAGCAGAAAAATTCAAGTCATTGTATTCTTTTTTCATTACAACAATCCTATCATGAGGTATGTGTCCTAATCTGAGGTGCCAGAGCTCAGAGTTATCTAATTGTGCAGGCTGAACAGCTAGTGCAGATGCAGATGAAAGAATATATGAAGATGCAGATTGTGCAGGCTGAATAGCCAGTGCAGATTTAGATGAAAGAACAGATGAAGATGCAGCTTGAACAGGTGTGAGGTTTTCAAAAGCATACAAGCCTCTTCTCTGTTCAGCTACACCAATTGTCTTCATGGTAATCTTTTCCTAAATTTCACAACCAAATTCATCAAATGTAAGTTTTAATTTTGAATCGGCAGTCAATTTAGACACAGATATTAGATTAAACTTGAATGTTGGAATATAAAACACATGAAACAATTTAAACTGGTCTGAGAATACTATGGTTCCTGCATATTGGGTTATTGTACTGGTACCATCAGGCATATTAATAAGAACAGGTTTTATTTGATATAGACACTGAAAGAATGACTTTGAATAGGCAACATGATTTGTAGCACCTGAGTCAATGACCCAGGATTTTGGACTGAAATTAGACATTGACATTATGTAAGAGATACCTTGGCTTGACGGAAGTGTGGTGGCAACAATTTGATTTATGCTATGCTTTGGTTGTGCATCTTGCTGATTCAAGAGAGCTAATAATGCTTCCTTTTGCTCTAAAGTAAAGCCAAGCTCAGAATTGCCGAATGCTTATTGAGATTGATTGTTGTTATCATCACTTTCTTCAGCAACCAAATTGTTAATAGAGGCACCACCATTCTTGAAATGAGGAGGGAATCCATGCTTTTTATAGCATGTGTCTATTAGATGGCCATTTTTGCCACAATGACTGCACTGTTTTGAACCTCTTCCAGTCTTGTGATAATTGCCATGGCCTCCCCTACCTCCTTTGCCTCTATCCCTTCCTCTAATAATTCCACCATCAGTTCTTGCATTGGTTATCAATGCCTTCCCTTCAACTATTTCATTTATGTTAAACTGCCTCTCTTGCTGAAGCAAATCAGAAAAAATTGCGTCTACTTTGGGCAATGGTTTCATCAGCATGATTTGAGATCGTACAGTAGAATATTGATCATTCAATCCACGCAAGAGTCCTACAACACTCGAGTCTTTCTTATAACCTCTCAATATATTCAATTCACAGGTGCAGTTTTCAGAACATCTTGAACAGATCGGAATCGGGCACAAATTATCTAATTCTTCCCAAATCTCTTTCAATTTTGTATAGTAAGCAGTAATTGTTAACTCTCCTTGTCTTGTAGCAAATAGATCTTCCTCTAGTTCTGCAATTCTATATATGTCTCCGTGACAGTACCTATGCTTTAATTCTTTCAACAATTTCTCAGCGGAATTTATCCACACTACACTCTTAGCTATCTCAGGGCTTAAAGATTGATTAATCAAAGAAACTACATATGTGTTAGATCGTTTCCATGCTTCAAACAACGCAGTTCCTCTTTCAGGTTTTTTAATTGATCCATTTACAAATCCTAGTTTATTCTTTGATGTAAGTGTTCTCCACATAGCTTTCTCCCAAATTTGATAATTGTTTCCTACTAAAGGAGTCGAAAGTAAAGAAGAACCTGAATTTTCTCCGGGATGCAGAAAATAGGGACTCGCTGGATTCAATGCAGGATTTGATTGCGTTCTTGTTGCATTCGATTGCATAAGATTGATCTGGTTAACTAAACTTGCAAGAGCCTGAATGTCTACAGAAGAGAACGGTGGATTGTTATCTGACGCcatttcttcaatttcttgctCTGGAttcaattttaaagaaaatttcaAGAACTGATGGATTTGTGAAATTTTCGCCCTGGAACTCGCTGATCGGATCACTATTTGTCTGGACTAGTTTTGTGCAGAATAAAGTAGCTCTCATCAGTCTCTATTGTGTGAGTTCAaaggagaaggaagaagaagaagaaacaaagaagatgaagaaacgGAGAAGATGAAAttgaagaggaaagaaagaaggagaagaagatgaaattgAATTTGCAAGAAGAAGGAATTGAAACTACATGCAGGTTAATTGAATCAGCAGGGAGACGAGATCGAAGTTGCATTCAAGTTTCTTTCGAAGTTTCTCAACCCTTCCATCCACGCTCACCGCACCATGTTAAAGTGGTGAGTTCTGGAAGGTGAAAGAGAGACTTCACGAAACTCAGAGAAGGGAGAGTGTGTATCTTGTTCACATCTCAATCACCATTCTACTGAAAAATAGAAATGCAAAAACTAAACATACAAAGAAATACTGTTGATATATatagtcactaattactctactgCTAACTAATTTTTCTAAGCCCACTACACTAACTAACTAGTAGAAGTGTTAAGTCATGTAACACTTATTATAGCACTTTAATTTTTGAGCCAACAAATACGCAAGTGCAAGTGATCCATGAATTTTCATACTCCATACCTCCATAATCAGTCCGCTTATTTCATGCATACCACGCCATTTAGcttgaaattaaatttgaatctttgtTCGTTAATTTTTTTATCGTTGTAGTTTTGTACTCCCCTTCCACACCAAACCAGCAAAAAATAATCTAATATTTCTCTGATTATTAATTCAAATTGATATTTTTGTTGGGTCATTATGAAGAGTTCTTGACCACCACTCTATCAAGAAGACTTTGAAAAGAAATCAAATGAGAaaacataagatgagaagacactaaattcaactcaaaatcttaaaataataaGTTAACGAATCTCTCATTTTATAAACCCCTTAGTCTTTCTTGTTTTTCTCAATGTGAGACTAATTTTATACACTCCTCACACTTGTAACATTAACAATCTCTTCCTCAAGTGTGAGTCTCCACATTAAGAAGCATCAACTCTCCTCTAGCTCCTCCACCACATATAAGTATTCGTCTGTCACACTGCCGTAGTACATTTTAAATACTATTTAAACCAGACCGATTAACTcattggctctgataccacttgttagACTACCGTGGGGAGCTCTCAACTATCGAAAAAACTTCGAGGaggaatcaagtgagagaaCATAAGATTAAAAGACACtacatccaactcaaaaccttaaaataataaattaatgagtctctcatcttataaactcttcactttttttttttactttttttaatgtaaaacTAATTTCATATATTTCTCACACTTACAACATTAACAATCCTATCACTGAGTCTATCAATTGGTTGTCATTAATAAATCCATCGAAATTTGCAATTGAAGCATATGACCTCATAAGTTCCCTTCATTTTCTTCATAACGTTTAATAGCATTGAAGTCTTCTAGTATGAGAAATCTTCCTTCGAATTGCCGAAACCAAGGGAAAAGCTCTTGAAATGTTGCACCCTAACCTGATCATTTGTACTCAAATACACACCCACCAGTCCCACAAACAATGTTCTTATTCTCATTTTTAACTGaagtaattattattttaaaaaacaaaaaaaaatacatgaaatcaaatataattttttaatatttaaaaatataaactaataattattaaataatatttaaatttttcataTCACAAACATTTAAAACATGTATCACAtaattttattacaaaattaaaaaatatattttatttttttatttttatttaacaattacaataatttaagagatatttatataatttattatattagattaaaaattaaaaaatatcctATATAAAACCTCATCCA is a window encoding:
- the LOC130946232 gene encoding uncharacterized protein LOC130946232, with the translated sequence MASDNNPPFSSVDIQALASLVNQINLMQSNATRTQSNPALNPASPYFLHPGENSGSSLLSTPLVGNNYQIWEKAMWRTLTSKNKLGFVNGSIKKPERGTALFEAWKRSNTYVVSLINQSLSPEIAKSVVWINSAEKLLKELKHRYCHGDIYRIAELEEDLFATRQGELTITAYYTKLKEIWEELDNLCPIPICSRCSENCTCELNILRGYKKDSSVVGLLRGLNDQYSTVRSQIMLMKPLPKVDAIFSDLLQQERQFNINEIVEGKALITNARTDGGIIRGRDRGKGGRGGHGNYHKTGRGSKQCSHCGKNGHLIDTCYKKHGFPPHFKNGGASINNLVAEESDDNNNQSQ